A genome region from Natranaeroarchaeum sulfidigenes includes the following:
- a CDS encoding cytochrome d ubiquinol oxidase subunit II, with protein sequence MTPLFVSLDEYLIGSLPELWFAVVMLALGLYVFLDGFDFGIGMLYATCETEAERDTLMAAFGPIWKANEVWLVGFGTFLIAAFPPVYARLLSEHYLLAVAILFALIARGVAPKLRDEREDATWQETCDRSFIIGSFVSPLLLGTLVGSWVFGTGSLSLPAVLTGVVVVALSLSTGAALLGLKTDGALRHRMARYGQGAVISYLGAVVLLLTVAVVLDAGAIRSVVASPSGIAIVLATIGLTIASVLFAERGADGAWFASTAGLALALLAVVVSLLYPTVYPAAEITVRDAVVSPIPLNVSTIVGLPVLVLVLGYFAYLYSVFSGPVDENTFKGGY encoded by the coding sequence ATGACGCCGCTGTTCGTCTCGCTGGACGAGTATCTCATCGGCTCGCTGCCCGAGTTGTGGTTCGCTGTCGTCATGCTCGCGCTGGGACTGTACGTCTTCCTCGACGGCTTCGACTTCGGGATCGGTATGCTGTATGCCACCTGTGAGACCGAGGCCGAACGCGACACACTGATGGCTGCGTTCGGGCCGATCTGGAAGGCAAACGAGGTGTGGCTTGTCGGGTTCGGTACGTTCCTGATAGCCGCGTTCCCCCCGGTGTACGCCCGACTGCTCAGCGAGCACTATCTCCTGGCGGTCGCGATCCTGTTCGCGCTGATCGCGCGGGGTGTCGCGCCGAAGCTTCGTGACGAACGCGAAGACGCCACGTGGCAGGAGACCTGCGACCGATCGTTCATCATCGGAAGCTTCGTCTCGCCACTCCTGCTCGGGACACTGGTGGGCAGCTGGGTGTTTGGCACCGGATCGCTCTCCTTGCCCGCCGTCCTGACTGGCGTTGTCGTGGTTGCACTGTCGCTGAGCACTGGAGCAGCGCTACTTGGTCTCAAGACCGACGGCGCGCTCCGGCACCGGATGGCACGGTACGGGCAGGGTGCCGTGATCAGCTATCTGGGCGCAGTTGTACTGTTGCTCACCGTCGCCGTCGTGCTCGACGCCGGGGCGATCCGGTCGGTCGTCGCGTCACCCAGCGGCATTGCGATCGTCCTCGCGACGATCGGGCTGACAATCGCTTCGGTCCTCTTTGCCGAGCGTGGCGCTGACGGCGCGTGGTTTGCCAGCACTGCTGGCCTTGCGCTCGCCTTGCTCGCGGTCGTGGTCTCGTTGCTGTATCCGACGGTCTACCCGGCTGCCGAGATAACAGTTCGGGATGCAGTCGTCTCGCCGATCCCGCTCAACGTCTCGACGATCGTTGGACTACCCGTGCTCGTGCTCGTGCTGGGATATTTCGCCTATCTGTACTCGGTCTTTTCCGGCCCCGTCGACGAGAACACCTTCAAGGGCGGGTACTGA
- a CDS encoding cytochrome ubiquinol oxidase subunit I, whose amino-acid sequence MLGTALAPVLGMLEPTFLSRSQFAWTITIHIIFASLSVGLAPFVVYFTWKDVRTGSQRYARLREFWVTVFAIGFVMGTATGIPMSFQFGTNFPIFSEVTGELIGGPLAFEAKMAFFLEAVFLGILLFGRERVSDRTYVLSSVLVAVGAWLSAFWIIVVNAWMQTPQGYELVDGGSGLEVATMTDPVAALLTPRLPWMYAHMQLSAVIAVALLIAGIAAYFIWHNRDSKVWRTALMIAIVVLIVTAPLQALQGDAYARHVEDTQPAKFAAMEAHYETQTGADLHIVAFPNSLDGLTDPRAENLWTISIPELASVLTGGDADTEVTGLNEFEDTPPVAVVFWSFRVMVGLGIWFIALSLWAGYRAYRGQLTESNRLLAAFMLSTPLGFIAMISGWYTTEVGRQPWIVQDILTVEEGVSETLSTTEALLSFVAFFIVYTLLFLIFVYVIWRIMGRERERIESVAATESADTDPGTTADAATDGGANTARRDDEDAPEQPNIGDEATEGTHK is encoded by the coding sequence ATGCTCGGGACCGCCCTCGCCCCAGTACTGGGAATGCTTGAGCCGACGTTTCTGAGTCGGTCACAGTTCGCGTGGACGATCACGATTCACATCATTTTCGCGTCGCTATCTGTCGGGCTCGCACCATTTGTCGTCTACTTTACGTGGAAAGACGTCAGAACGGGGAGCCAGCGGTACGCCAGGCTTCGGGAGTTCTGGGTAACGGTGTTCGCGATCGGCTTCGTGATGGGTACTGCGACGGGTATCCCGATGAGCTTCCAGTTCGGCACGAACTTCCCCATCTTTTCGGAGGTGACCGGCGAGCTGATCGGAGGGCCGCTTGCCTTCGAGGCGAAGATGGCCTTCTTCCTCGAAGCAGTCTTCCTCGGTATCCTGCTGTTTGGCCGCGAGCGGGTCAGCGATCGGACCTACGTGCTGTCGTCGGTGCTGGTTGCAGTCGGGGCGTGGCTGTCGGCGTTCTGGATCATCGTCGTCAACGCGTGGATGCAGACACCTCAGGGCTACGAACTCGTCGACGGCGGGAGCGGACTGGAGGTCGCCACGATGACTGATCCTGTCGCTGCACTCTTGACCCCGCGACTCCCGTGGATGTACGCCCATATGCAGCTCTCGGCTGTGATCGCCGTTGCCCTGCTGATCGCGGGGATCGCGGCCTACTTCATCTGGCACAACCGCGACTCGAAGGTCTGGCGAACCGCCCTGATGATCGCGATCGTCGTCCTGATCGTCACCGCGCCGCTACAGGCGCTCCAGGGTGATGCGTACGCGCGCCACGTCGAGGACACCCAGCCCGCGAAGTTTGCCGCGATGGAAGCCCACTACGAGACTCAGACTGGGGCCGATCTGCACATAGTCGCGTTCCCGAACAGTCTCGACGGACTCACTGACCCACGGGCAGAGAACCTCTGGACGATAAGTATCCCCGAGTTAGCCTCGGTGTTAACGGGTGGTGATGCGGACACCGAGGTGACCGGCCTCAACGAGTTCGAGGATACACCCCCGGTAGCGGTGGTGTTCTGGTCCTTCCGGGTGATGGTCGGCCTGGGGATCTGGTTTATCGCCCTCTCGTTGTGGGCGGGCTACCGGGCCTATCGAGGACAGTTGACCGAGAGCAACCGGTTACTGGCCGCATTCATGCTGTCGACGCCGCTCGGGTTCATCGCGATGATCTCGGGGTGGTACACCACCGAAGTCGGCCGCCAGCCGTGGATCGTCCAGGACATCCTGACGGTTGAAGAGGGTGTGTCGGAGACGCTCTCGACGACCGAGGCACTCCTGTCCTTTGTTGCTTTCTTCATCGTGTACACGCTACTGTTTCTGATCTTCGTCTACGTCATCTGGCGGATCATGGGCCGCGAACGGGAACGGATCGAAAGCGTCGCTGCGACCGAAAGTGCCGACACCGACCCGGGGACAACCGCTGACGCCGCCACTGACGGTGGAGCGAACACGGCGCGGCGTGACGACGAAGACGCGCCAGAACAGCCGAATATCGGGGACGAAGCCACGGAGGGCACCCACAAATGA
- a CDS encoding 3-hydroxyacyl-CoA dehydrogenase family protein has translation MHGDLDAIERVGVVGAGTMGSGIAQVAATAGYDVVLRDIDPDLVEEGLDRIDDSLGRLVNRGDMTEADAEAARDRIDGTTDLDDLGSCDIGIEAVVEDIEIKQDLFSSLDDLVDEDTYLATNTSTLSITSIASATDRSERVVGLHFMNPVPIMDGVEVVVGEKTSEATAELAHTFAEDLGKETWEADDKPGFVTNRILIPWINEGIRAFDEGVASKEDIDRGMTLGTNVPMGPLELADHIGLDVALHASETLHEELGDRYTPAYLLKRKVAAGDLGKKTGEGFYEYD, from the coding sequence ATGCACGGGGATCTCGATGCCATCGAACGAGTGGGTGTCGTCGGTGCCGGGACGATGGGCAGTGGAATCGCACAGGTCGCCGCAACCGCGGGCTACGACGTCGTACTGCGAGATATCGACCCCGACCTCGTCGAGGAGGGGCTCGACCGGATCGACGACAGTCTGGGACGGCTCGTGAATCGCGGCGACATGACGGAGGCCGATGCGGAGGCTGCCCGCGACCGGATCGACGGGACGACTGATCTCGACGACCTGGGGAGTTGCGATATCGGTATCGAGGCTGTCGTCGAAGACATCGAGATCAAGCAGGACCTCTTCTCGTCACTGGACGACCTGGTCGACGAGGACACCTATCTCGCCACCAACACCAGCACCCTCTCGATCACCTCGATCGCCAGCGCGACCGATAGGTCAGAACGAGTCGTCGGTCTGCACTTTATGAACCCGGTCCCGATCATGGACGGCGTCGAGGTCGTCGTCGGCGAGAAGACGAGCGAGGCGACTGCGGAACTGGCCCACACCTTCGCCGAAGACCTCGGCAAAGAAACGTGGGAAGCCGACGACAAACCCGGCTTCGTCACGAACCGGATCCTCATACCCTGGATCAATGAGGGAATCCGTGCCTTCGACGAGGGCGTCGCCAGCAAGGAGGATATCGACCGCGGGATGACACTCGGTACCAACGTTCCGATGGGGCCACTCGAACTCGCAGACCACATCGGGCTAGACGTCGCCTTACACGCCTCGGAGACGCTCCACGAGGAGCTCGGTGATCGGTACACCCCCGCGTATCTGCTCAAGCGGAAAGTTGCGGCGGGCGACCTCGGCAAAAAGACGGGTGAGGGGTTCTACGAATACGACTGA
- a CDS encoding DUF7409 domain-containing protein — MSEDTREELEELRYIGPATAETLRTESVEVADIRDKRVSYQQLVDAGINAGVATKIRRWHSLPWSFGGEGSQLDNRSKNVRGLRDGEREWVAASSGADDSTTDSAMDGDWSPAGSSAGHTGNRSEIRDGDWTPSGDIDDTDDSFTEDDWTSGRGTTTAAADAETDGGGTAVAAESAWRERSKSDPVTAVAGVTDDDAELLAEAGITSVRRLATADPEQVADLLDIEHERVKHWRSEATTSTH; from the coding sequence GTGAGCGAGGATACACGAGAGGAGTTAGAGGAGTTGCGCTATATCGGCCCGGCGACCGCCGAAACGCTGCGAACCGAGAGCGTAGAGGTGGCGGATATCCGCGACAAGCGCGTCTCCTATCAGCAACTTGTCGACGCAGGTATCAATGCGGGCGTGGCGACGAAGATCAGGCGCTGGCACTCGCTCCCGTGGTCCTTCGGGGGTGAGGGAAGCCAGCTCGACAACCGCTCGAAGAACGTTCGCGGGCTTCGTGACGGGGAACGAGAGTGGGTTGCGGCGAGTTCGGGAGCTGACGATTCGACTACCGACTCCGCAATGGATGGCGATTGGTCTCCCGCTGGATCGTCGGCTGGTCACACCGGGAACCGGTCAGAGATTCGAGACGGAGACTGGACGCCGTCCGGAGACATCGACGATACTGACGACTCTTTCACCGAGGACGACTGGACGTCCGGGCGCGGAACGACCACTGCAGCGGCCGACGCCGAGACCGATGGAGGAGGGACAGCTGTCGCGGCCGAATCGGCGTGGCGCGAGCGGTCGAAGTCCGATCCCGTCACTGCGGTTGCTGGGGTCACGGACGACGATGCAGAACTATTGGCCGAGGCGGGAATTACGTCGGTACGCCGGCTTGCCACGGCCGATCCCGAACAGGTCGCTGACCTACTCGACATTGAGCACGAGCGAGTCAAGCACTGGCGTTCGGAGGCGACGACGAGTACTCACTAG
- a CDS encoding class 1 fructose-bisphosphatase — protein sequence MKTVRTATATGQVRTSITDQVFETVAESTPELRDAIRGRRGKTDSTNRSGERQRAADLWFDELLAERLGNIDGVGTYASEERSEPVDVGDGLSVTVDPLDGSSNLDSNNLVGTVVGVYDGPLPASGRDLVGAAFVVYGPTITMVSATAGTVAEYEVVHGELECQKRDLTLPSEPSVFGFGGRVDQWSESFEAYAEGIRENLKLRYGGALVGDVNQVLGYGGVFAYPALESKPAGKLRHQFEAAPIAYIVECAGGRSSDGRRSILEIEPGDLHERCPLHVGNKTLIDELERSLAT from the coding sequence ATGAAAACGGTACGAACAGCGACTGCGACGGGTCAGGTGCGGACGTCGATCACTGACCAGGTCTTCGAGACGGTCGCCGAGAGCACGCCCGAACTGCGCGATGCGATCAGAGGCCGTCGCGGGAAGACTGACTCAACGAACAGAAGCGGTGAGCGACAGCGAGCAGCCGATCTCTGGTTCGACGAACTGCTCGCCGAGCGGCTCGGCAACATCGATGGAGTGGGAACGTACGCGAGCGAAGAACGCTCGGAACCAGTCGATGTCGGCGACGGGTTGAGCGTCACCGTCGATCCACTCGATGGCTCCTCGAACCTCGATTCGAACAATCTCGTCGGGACAGTTGTTGGTGTCTACGATGGGCCGCTGCCGGCGAGCGGTCGTGATCTCGTCGGGGCGGCCTTCGTCGTCTATGGCCCCACGATCACGATGGTCTCGGCGACGGCCGGAACTGTTGCCGAGTACGAGGTGGTCCACGGTGAGCTAGAGTGCCAGAAACGGGATCTGACACTCCCGTCCGAACCCAGCGTCTTTGGGTTCGGTGGGAGAGTTGACCAATGGTCCGAATCCTTCGAGGCGTATGCCGAGGGGATCCGTGAGAACCTGAAGCTCCGGTATGGGGGTGCACTGGTCGGCGACGTCAATCAGGTGTTGGGCTACGGTGGCGTGTTCGCATACCCGGCACTCGAATCCAAACCAGCCGGAAAGCTTCGCCACCAGTTCGAGGCCGCTCCGATCGCCTATATCGTGGAATGCGCAGGCGGACGCTCTAGCGACGGCCGCCGGTCCATCCTCGAGATCGAACCCGGTGATTTACACGAGCGGTGTCCCCTGCACGTCGGTAACAAGACATTGATCGACGAACTCGAACGCTCGCTCGCCACGTGA
- a CDS encoding amphi-Trp domain-containing protein: MAERTSSSETVSTEEIAAYLRELADAFEDAETRISVGNKSVRVSPPEEVNYSIDVIERSALLRGDHETIEIEVSWKPATSGN, encoded by the coding sequence ATGGCAGAACGAACGTCCAGTTCGGAGACGGTGTCGACCGAAGAGATCGCAGCGTACCTCCGAGAGCTCGCGGACGCCTTCGAGGATGCGGAGACGCGAATTTCGGTCGGAAACAAGTCCGTCAGAGTGTCTCCGCCCGAGGAAGTCAACTACTCGATCGACGTTATCGAACGCTCGGCGCTGCTCAGAGGGGATCACGAGACGATCGAGATCGAGGTGAGCTGGAAACCGGCAACGTCCGGGAACTAA
- a CDS encoding acyl-CoA carboxylase subunit beta produces the protein MKVRIGNTATDEEATAIAAALATHVDERIEVYVGTEPEPTVTRSPGHDPDRPPREHGDISGSEADLGPTDRERRLREEIDDIEQGGPGKYRERLDEQGKLFVRERLALWFGDDDVSDGEEAALHFEDGAFANFDSWHPNSPEVDEYDADTRLPADGLLTGAAAFEGRDVHFMANDFTVKAGSMARRGVEKFLRMQQRALKSGKPVLYLMDSSGGRIDEQTGFFANREGIGKYYYNHSMLSGRVPQICVLYGPCIAGAAYTPVFADFTVMVEDVSAMAIASPRMVEMVTGERIDLEELGGPKLHMEESGSADLIARDEEHARELVADLIGYLPDKAGENPPRCEGRPPVKSPDGIDAVVPEKPNESYDVLDLIERVVDADSFFELREGYGKEIVTGYARIDGRPVGIVANQPAVRAGAIFPDAAEKAAEFIWKSDAYEIPILYLCDTPGFMAGSQVEKEGILEQGKKFIYATSSATVPQQTVVTRKAYGAGIYAMGGPAYDPESVIALPSGEIGIMGPEAAINAVYANKLDEIDDPDERAEREQELREEYREDIDVHRMASEVVIDEIVPPSDLRAQLAARFAFYEDVEKEVPEKKHGTVL, from the coding sequence GTGAAAGTTCGTATCGGGAACACGGCGACCGACGAGGAGGCCACAGCGATCGCCGCGGCACTTGCGACCCACGTCGACGAGCGGATCGAGGTCTATGTCGGAACGGAGCCGGAACCGACCGTTACACGTTCTCCAGGTCACGATCCGGACCGACCCCCCCGAGAACACGGCGATATCAGTGGGTCGGAAGCCGACCTTGGACCGACGGACCGGGAACGACGACTTCGGGAGGAGATCGACGATATCGAACAGGGCGGTCCGGGGAAGTATCGCGAGCGTCTCGACGAGCAGGGTAAACTGTTCGTCCGCGAGCGTCTGGCGCTGTGGTTCGGCGACGACGATGTGTCGGACGGGGAAGAGGCCGCCCTCCACTTCGAGGACGGTGCATTCGCCAACTTCGATAGCTGGCATCCGAACAGTCCCGAGGTCGACGAGTACGATGCCGACACGAGACTACCTGCTGATGGTCTGCTGACAGGTGCTGCGGCGTTTGAGGGACGGGACGTTCACTTCATGGCGAACGATTTCACCGTCAAAGCGGGTTCGATGGCCCGACGGGGGGTCGAGAAGTTCCTGCGGATGCAACAGCGGGCGCTCAAATCGGGCAAACCGGTGCTGTACCTGATGGACTCCTCGGGCGGTCGGATCGACGAACAGACCGGATTTTTCGCCAACCGGGAGGGAATCGGGAAGTATTACTACAACCACTCGATGCTTTCCGGACGCGTCCCGCAGATCTGTGTCCTCTACGGGCCCTGTATCGCTGGCGCGGCGTATACCCCCGTCTTCGCCGATTTCACCGTGATGGTCGAGGACGTCAGCGCGATGGCAATCGCCAGCCCCCGGATGGTCGAGATGGTCACCGGCGAGCGGATCGATCTGGAGGAGCTCGGCGGCCCGAAACTACACATGGAGGAGTCAGGGAGCGCGGACCTGATTGCCCGCGACGAGGAGCACGCCCGCGAATTGGTTGCGGATCTCATCGGCTACCTGCCCGACAAAGCGGGAGAGAACCCGCCGCGATGCGAGGGGCGACCACCGGTGAAGTCCCCCGACGGGATCGATGCCGTCGTCCCCGAGAAACCCAATGAGAGCTACGACGTACTGGACCTGATCGAGCGAGTCGTCGACGCCGACTCCTTTTTCGAACTTCGAGAGGGCTACGGCAAGGAAATCGTCACCGGGTATGCACGAATCGACGGCCGACCGGTCGGCATCGTCGCCAACCAGCCCGCGGTACGTGCGGGGGCGATCTTTCCGGACGCCGCCGAGAAGGCCGCGGAGTTCATCTGGAAATCCGACGCCTACGAGATCCCGATCCTCTATCTCTGCGATACGCCCGGCTTCATGGCGGGGTCGCAAGTCGAGAAGGAGGGTATTCTGGAGCAGGGCAAGAAGTTCATTTACGCCACCTCTTCTGCGACCGTCCCACAGCAGACGGTGGTCACTCGCAAGGCCTACGGCGCGGGCATCTACGCCATGGGCGGCCCCGCCTACGACCCCGAGAGCGTCATCGCGCTACCCTCCGGCGAGATCGGGATCATGGGGCCCGAGGCCGCGATCAACGCCGTCTACGCCAACAAACTCGACGAGATCGACGATCCAGACGAGCGGGCGGAACGCGAACAGGAGCTCCGCGAGGAGTACCGCGAGGACATCGACGTCCACCGAATGGCCAGCGAGGTCGTCATCGACGAGATCGTCCCGCCGAGCGATCTCCGGGCGCAACTGGCCGCCCGCTTTGCGTTCTACGAGGACGTCGAGAAAGAGGTGCCCGAGAAGAAACACGGCACCGTTCTGTAG
- the hemA gene encoding glutamyl-tRNA reductase has product MYDDIAGLSVTLGSDGFDRLESIRDGAEPTARRSIHEESGIEETFVLNTCQRCELYAYGSRARCVLAEVGRCVGVDVTPDGGRLLTGEAAVTHLFQVASGLESGVLGEDEVLGQLRDAYHNAVDEGAVNGRLETVISKSIRVGERARTETAINEGAVSLGSVTLDRIHHELAAVEGPDRIADCDVLVVGAGEVAELVVDSIACRTGTDGSVVVANRSRHGAERLAETVDGEAIRIADLSNAYFERADVVVSATGADDRVLTLGQLVGHELIMIDLANPRDVDPAVADLDDISVTTIDEVLAVRNSEIRRREAAIDDVRAIIDEESDRLEEQLRVERVDDTLDRIYSQAHTLRESETERALARLHNEKGEPLTERQETVVRDLSMAIVNKLLHPTTSELRRAAAEDDQETVDTLLRLFDNHLTEE; this is encoded by the coding sequence ATGTACGACGATATCGCCGGTCTCTCAGTGACGCTCGGAAGCGACGGGTTCGACCGTCTCGAATCGATCCGTGACGGCGCGGAGCCGACGGCTCGCCGATCGATCCACGAGGAGAGTGGGATCGAGGAGACGTTTGTTCTCAATACGTGTCAGAGGTGTGAACTGTATGCATACGGATCCCGCGCACGCTGCGTACTCGCGGAGGTCGGTCGGTGCGTCGGCGTCGACGTCACGCCGGACGGCGGTCGGTTGCTAACCGGGGAAGCTGCCGTTACCCATCTCTTTCAGGTTGCCTCGGGACTCGAAAGCGGGGTGCTCGGGGAGGACGAAGTGCTTGGACAGCTTCGTGATGCGTACCACAACGCAGTTGATGAGGGCGCGGTGAACGGACGGCTGGAGACGGTCATCTCGAAATCGATCCGCGTCGGCGAGCGTGCCAGAACCGAGACCGCGATCAATGAGGGTGCGGTCTCGCTGGGGAGCGTCACCCTCGATCGGATCCACCACGAACTTGCCGCGGTCGAGGGGCCAGACCGGATCGCCGACTGTGACGTGCTGGTCGTCGGTGCTGGCGAGGTCGCGGAGCTGGTCGTCGACTCCATCGCCTGTCGGACCGGCACTGACGGGTCGGTCGTTGTTGCGAACCGGAGCCGGCACGGAGCCGAACGGCTCGCGGAAACGGTCGATGGGGAGGCCATCCGGATCGCGGATCTGTCGAACGCATACTTTGAGCGTGCGGACGTGGTGGTGTCCGCCACGGGAGCCGACGACCGCGTCCTCACGCTCGGCCAGCTTGTCGGCCACGAGCTGATCATGATCGATCTCGCGAACCCCCGCGATGTCGATCCGGCTGTCGCCGACCTCGATGACATCTCGGTGACGACCATCGACGAGGTGTTGGCCGTCAGAAACAGCGAGATACGACGGCGCGAGGCGGCGATCGACGACGTCCGGGCGATTATCGACGAGGAGAGTGACCGGCTCGAAGAACAGCTCCGGGTCGAACGTGTCGACGACACACTCGACCGGATCTACTCGCAGGCGCACACGCTCCGCGAGTCCGAGACCGAGCGGGCGCTTGCACGGTTACACAACGAAAAGGGGGAGCCGCTCACGGAACGCCAGGAGACTGTGGTCCGGGATCTCTCGATGGCAATTGTCAACAAGCTGTTACATCCCACGACGTCCGAGCTACGTCGGGCGGCAGCCGAGGACGATCAGGAGACCGTCGACACGCTGCTTCGACTTTTCGACAACCACCTCACTGAGGAGTGA
- a CDS encoding ethylbenzene dehydrogenase-related protein, whose product MGDDQPSEPPIDEEQAKEIEESLDGTFTMPRGSSETHRRRLLGAIGGLGTVSVAGCLGLFSEPEDDTADDPEPQNGDEDDEETTERPDYTEIDTMMPDWVMKDLVISLDTQVAYNDEQIFFNFEWDWDVPNGWFHDLFVYEDDEWVRYGEPNPGAADPDYGVGDIFSGFTEDRLAFFIDDGSVEGFENFGGWLTIHEGTRTLPGAVEGEEVEEHPHHGDILENDDVRKYIPQSRNGEWWENDWDDVKDQEELDEMLENGEFLDMPMFRAHRGGPGGYATTHCILDHRHGAMDEPSTRVRNSQDLVDGNPEYMFDPDIVDGGTLDLDEIYEGEVLQTDTHALIENENMVPFDEEEADVYEGAVIPRRYNRPDAVEGPGAIWQVDATWEDGTWTVQMWRDLSVGYLGETEFEPGEVYDFSPAVHGGGAQRWHWVGYPYKLGLGVEPEYQGESDELGTSELVAEEIEGEPDWDDIETYTLPLMYPGQTDWTWMISGEHPQVDDIRNNEINIWEYHDEAPEEFAQRMIDLEESMAPRK is encoded by the coding sequence ATGGGCGATGACCAACCGTCTGAACCGCCGATAGACGAAGAGCAAGCAAAAGAGATCGAAGAGAGTCTCGACGGAACGTTCACGATGCCGCGGGGGAGTTCGGAAACCCACCGTCGGCGACTACTGGGTGCCATTGGTGGCCTCGGGACCGTCTCCGTGGCTGGCTGTCTCGGCCTGTTCAGCGAACCGGAAGACGACACTGCTGACGATCCGGAGCCACAAAACGGTGACGAGGACGACGAGGAAACAACAGAGCGTCCAGATTACACCGAAATCGACACGATGATGCCGGACTGGGTGATGAAAGACCTCGTCATCTCACTCGATACCCAAGTCGCGTACAACGACGAGCAGATTTTCTTCAACTTCGAGTGGGACTGGGACGTACCGAACGGTTGGTTCCACGACCTGTTCGTGTACGAAGACGACGAATGGGTACGGTACGGTGAGCCCAACCCCGGCGCCGCGGATCCGGACTACGGCGTCGGCGATATTTTCAGTGGCTTTACCGAGGATAGGCTGGCCTTCTTTATTGATGACGGTAGTGTCGAAGGGTTCGAGAACTTCGGCGGCTGGCTTACTATCCACGAGGGAACGCGAACGCTGCCGGGAGCAGTCGAAGGTGAGGAAGTCGAAGAGCACCCACACCACGGAGACATCCTCGAAAATGACGACGTCAGAAAGTACATTCCACAATCCAGAAACGGCGAGTGGTGGGAAAACGACTGGGACGACGTCAAAGATCAGGAGGAGCTTGATGAGATGCTAGAAAACGGAGAGTTCCTTGATATGCCCATGTTCCGGGCACACCGTGGTGGACCTGGCGGGTACGCCACGACACACTGTATTCTTGACCACCGTCATGGTGCAATGGATGAACCCTCGACGCGGGTCCGCAACAGCCAGGATCTCGTGGACGGCAACCCCGAGTATATGTTCGATCCGGATATCGTCGATGGAGGGACATTGGACCTCGACGAGATTTACGAAGGGGAAGTGTTACAGACCGATACGCACGCCTTGATCGAGAACGAAAACATGGTGCCGTTCGACGAGGAGGAGGCTGACGTCTACGAGGGGGCAGTCATCCCCCGACGCTACAACCGTCCAGACGCAGTCGAGGGGCCAGGGGCAATCTGGCAAGTGGACGCAACTTGGGAAGACGGAACGTGGACGGTCCAGATGTGGCGTGACCTCTCTGTGGGGTATCTCGGTGAAACGGAATTCGAACCGGGTGAAGTCTACGACTTCTCACCGGCGGTCCATGGTGGAGGTGCCCAGCGCTGGCACTGGGTCGGATATCCGTACAAACTCGGACTCGGCGTCGAGCCCGAATACCAGGGTGAGAGTGATGAACTCGGCACATCGGAACTGGTCGCCGAAGAGATCGAGGGCGAACCAGACTGGGACGACATCGAGACCTACACACTTCCGCTGATGTACCCTGGTCAAACTGACTGGACATGGATGATCAGTGGGGAACACCCTCAGGTCGACGATATCCGAAACAACGAGATCAATATCTGGGAATACCACGACGAGGCTCCCGAGGAGTTCGCACAGCGCATGATCGATCTGGAAGAGTCGATGGCGCCGCGCAAATAA
- a CDS encoding 2Fe-2S iron-sulfur cluster-binding protein, which yields MGGAGTIAISGCLGLFDDEEDEPEEDEPEEEENGEEDEPEEENGEEEAAEMYEVEFLEFDETIEVDEEEALLYAGLDEGWDLPYACEAGTCGQCTARYDGDANEVISHDGNEYLDDEQIEDGWFLTCVGYAEDDLAMETNVHPDDD from the coding sequence ATGGGCGGTGCCGGAACCATCGCGATTTCGGGTTGTCTCGGCCTGTTCGACGACGAAGAGGACGAACCGGAAGAAGACGAACCCGAAGAGGAAGAAAACGGCGAGGAAGACGAACCCGAAGAAGAGAACGGCGAAGAAGAAGCCGCCGAAATGTACGAAGTCGAGTTCCTGGAGTTCGACGAGACCATCGAGGTCGATGAAGAGGAAGCGCTGCTCTACGCCGGACTGGACGAGGGGTGGGATCTGCCCTACGCCTGCGAAGCCGGCACCTGTGGCCAGTGTACGGCCCGCTACGACGGGGATGCCAACGAGGTTATTAGCCACGACGGCAACGAGTACCTCGACGACGAGCAGATCGAGGACGGCTGGTTCCTCACCTGTGTCGGCTACGCCGAGGACGACTTAGCGATGGAAACAAACGTTCATCCCGACGACGACTGA